Proteins encoded together in one Sinorhizobium meliloti window:
- a CDS encoding FecR family protein: MFHLRRAAIAALGAAFYGSMPTIAAEPVGEAVRIRTVVTGSGGPLVERDAVHRDERISTSRSGLGQFVFRDGSKLAVGAGSSVVIDKFVFNDSKSVQQLTVAAAKGTFRWISGNSKHSAYQILTPAGTIGVRGTVFDFYIGNDGTTAIVLLEGAARFCGPAGCQQLTRRCDCVIAKRDGTMTDTHKAGRRTLATLGNRKALPFLSGDQRLSASFGSMSGSCGISAAIEIKPTTPERARPPEKASPQKAPRPGKTPSNEPGKRGLDKGKKGQDTGKKGQDTGKKGQDTGKNGQVDTGTKKGRG; this comes from the coding sequence ATGTTTCACTTGCGTCGTGCCGCAATCGCTGCTTTGGGCGCAGCGTTTTACGGTTCCATGCCGACGATTGCCGCCGAACCGGTTGGAGAAGCGGTCCGGATCAGGACGGTCGTCACCGGCAGCGGCGGGCCGCTCGTGGAGCGGGACGCTGTTCACCGGGACGAGCGAATAAGCACGTCCAGATCTGGGCTCGGCCAGTTCGTGTTCCGCGACGGCAGTAAATTGGCGGTGGGGGCAGGCTCTTCCGTCGTCATCGACAAGTTCGTCTTCAACGATTCGAAATCGGTGCAGCAACTCACCGTCGCCGCCGCCAAAGGCACGTTTCGTTGGATCAGCGGAAATTCGAAGCACTCGGCCTATCAGATCTTGACGCCTGCCGGAACGATCGGCGTACGCGGAACCGTGTTCGACTTCTACATCGGCAACGACGGAACGACGGCGATCGTTCTCCTGGAGGGCGCGGCCCGGTTCTGCGGCCCGGCGGGATGCCAGCAGCTCACCCGACGCTGCGATTGCGTGATCGCAAAGCGCGACGGCACCATGACGGACACGCACAAGGCCGGTCGCCGCACACTGGCGACACTCGGAAACCGGAAGGCCTTGCCCTTTCTTTCGGGCGACCAAAGACTTTCTGCCTCCTTCGGCAGCATGAGCGGCAGTTGCGGTATTTCAGCCGCGATCGAGATCAAACCGACCACGCCGGAACGGGCGCGGCCGCCCGAAAAAGCAAGCCCGCAAAAGGCGCCCCGCCCGGGCAAGACGCCCAGCAACGAGCCGGGCAAACGTGGCCTCGACAAGGGGAAGAAGGGGCAGGACACGGGCAAGAAGGGGCAGGACACCGGCAAGAAGGGCCAGGATACCGGCAAGAACGGGCAAGTGGATACAGGCACGAAGAAGGGCCGCGGTTAG
- the cyaD2 gene encoding adenylate cyclase CyaD2, whose translation MARTQLIGVIIGLVIVAALTVLRASDPPLLRLARDLTFDEYQRLAPRSFEDVPVRVVDIDEASLKEFGQWPWPRDRVAALVDRLSEMGAAVIAFDILFSEPDRLSPRSVMRDVAGVDPALLERLPDNDEILSRSIADRPVVLGFGLSNAGNYRPPVKAGFAFTGESPLDAPPRLTAATPLRPQLEASAVGLGHISLNPGRPSAVVRAVPLLLSDGEQLYPNLALEALRVAQGASTYIVAGAPDAADTITLIKVGEFVVPVTAAGELWLYVSPDRGERYVSAGRMLAPGGVSAETRAAIEGSIVFVGTSAAGLQDIRTTALGHDVPGVSLHAQTVEQVLSGRFLSRPDWADGLEILAIAAAGSLLVLLTTFVSPAVALACGLLITALALAASWSAFLYAGLLFDPLAPILAGSITHFAATAYRFLVIDRERRVVRRAFGQYLSPSLLYRIEHTHDALRLGGDDRELTIMFVDVRNFTEISERLTPGEVVRFLNTLLDALSRHVIANEGTLDKFIGDSIMAFWNAPVDVADHPGKAIRAALAMRETLARLNESDAFGFGSDQKVAIGVGIHTGLACVGNMGAEMHFNYSAVGDAVNVAARIEAACKDVGFDILISETTADLGERYAVLEAGALALKGKSTRTRVYAVIGDEHMAASAEFSELQRIHEQLIGAMRLRSRPRRELVNAAKLKAPALCGGLSDFYRRIGRRTDHFAGEPLPFADEVRSAE comes from the coding sequence ATGGCACGCACGCAGCTAATAGGGGTCATTATCGGCCTGGTGATCGTCGCGGCGCTCACCGTGCTGCGCGCAAGCGATCCGCCACTTTTGCGTCTCGCCCGCGATCTCACTTTCGACGAGTATCAGCGCCTGGCGCCGCGCAGCTTCGAGGACGTTCCGGTTCGCGTCGTCGACATCGACGAGGCATCGCTGAAAGAGTTCGGCCAGTGGCCGTGGCCGCGCGACCGCGTTGCCGCACTGGTCGACCGGCTCTCGGAAATGGGGGCGGCGGTGATAGCCTTCGACATCCTGTTCTCCGAACCCGACCGTCTTTCGCCGCGCAGCGTCATGCGCGATGTCGCCGGGGTCGATCCGGCGCTCCTTGAGCGGCTGCCGGACAATGACGAGATACTCTCCCGATCGATCGCCGACCGGCCGGTCGTGCTCGGTTTCGGCCTTTCCAACGCAGGCAACTACCGGCCGCCGGTGAAAGCGGGTTTCGCCTTCACCGGCGAAAGCCCGCTCGATGCGCCGCCGCGGCTTACGGCTGCGACTCCTTTGAGGCCACAACTCGAAGCCAGTGCCGTGGGCCTGGGCCATATCAGCCTCAATCCCGGCAGGCCGTCGGCCGTTGTGCGCGCCGTCCCGCTGCTGTTGAGCGATGGCGAGCAACTCTATCCGAACCTGGCCCTCGAAGCGCTGCGCGTGGCTCAGGGCGCTTCCACCTACATCGTAGCGGGTGCTCCGGATGCGGCTGATACCATCACGCTGATAAAGGTCGGCGAATTCGTGGTGCCGGTGACCGCGGCGGGCGAACTCTGGCTCTATGTCAGTCCCGATCGCGGTGAAAGATATGTCTCTGCCGGCCGGATGCTGGCGCCCGGCGGAGTTTCCGCCGAAACGAGGGCAGCGATCGAAGGCAGTATCGTATTCGTGGGCACGTCGGCAGCAGGCCTGCAGGACATCCGCACCACGGCTCTTGGACACGACGTGCCCGGCGTGTCGCTGCACGCGCAGACTGTCGAACAGGTTCTCTCGGGCCGTTTTCTCTCCCGTCCGGATTGGGCGGACGGGCTGGAAATCCTTGCGATCGCGGCTGCAGGCAGCCTGCTCGTCCTGCTGACCACCTTCGTCAGCCCGGCCGTCGCGCTTGCCTGCGGCCTTCTGATAACCGCGCTGGCCCTCGCGGCCTCCTGGTCAGCCTTCCTCTATGCAGGTCTGCTATTCGACCCTCTGGCTCCGATCCTTGCCGGATCGATCACCCATTTTGCGGCAACCGCCTATCGTTTCCTGGTCATAGACCGGGAGCGGCGCGTGGTTCGGCGCGCCTTTGGCCAGTACCTGTCGCCCTCGCTCCTCTATCGCATCGAGCATACGCATGACGCCCTGCGTCTCGGCGGCGACGATCGTGAGTTGACGATCATGTTCGTCGACGTGCGCAACTTCACGGAGATCAGCGAGCGCCTGACGCCGGGAGAGGTGGTCCGGTTTCTCAACACGCTTCTCGACGCGCTGAGCCGCCATGTCATCGCCAATGAGGGCACGCTGGACAAGTTCATCGGCGATTCGATCATGGCGTTCTGGAATGCGCCCGTCGACGTCGCCGATCACCCCGGCAAAGCCATCCGCGCCGCCTTGGCCATGCGCGAGACGCTCGCCCGCCTCAACGAGAGCGACGCCTTCGGCTTCGGGAGCGACCAAAAAGTGGCGATCGGTGTGGGGATCCATACCGGGCTTGCCTGCGTCGGCAATATGGGAGCGGAGATGCACTTCAACTATTCGGCCGTCGGCGACGCGGTCAACGTTGCCGCCCGGATCGAGGCCGCCTGCAAGGACGTCGGCTTCGATATTCTGATATCCGAGACGACGGCGGATTTGGGCGAACGGTACGCCGTGCTGGAGGCGGGGGCGCTGGCGCTGAAAGGCAAGAGCACGCGAACGCGCGTATACGCCGTGATCGGTGACGAGCATATGGCCGCTTCGGCCGAGTTTTCCGAGCTGCAGCGCATTCATGAACAGTTGATCGGGGCGATGCGTTTAAGGTCACGGCCCCGCAGAGAACTCGTCAATGCCGCAAAGCTCAAGGCTCCGGCTCTGTGCGGGGGATTATCGGATTTCTACCGCCGCATCGGGCGCCGGACAGACCACTTTGCCGGTGAACCTTTGCCGTTCGCAGACGAAGTCAGATCCGCCGAATAG
- a CDS encoding alpha/beta hydrolase — MQQYDDDLRQFEAQGAPALPPAAEQGYVERDGARIWYSTYGAGAPVVLLHGGLGHSGNWGYQLAPLLEAGRRVVLIDSRGHGRSTRDERPYSYEMMASDVLAVTDMLGLQKFAVVGWSDGACIGLVLASEAPTRVAGVFFFACNMDPSGATEFEATPVIDRCFARHRKDYAELSATPDEFDDFVSAVSEMMSTQPNYSAGDLAGIRVPVAIVQAENDEFIKREHAQYLARSIPAADLIALEHVSHFAPLQRPDVFNGAMLAFLDKVLPTGT; from the coding sequence ATGCAGCAATACGACGACGATCTTCGGCAGTTCGAAGCCCAGGGCGCACCGGCTCTGCCTCCGGCCGCGGAGCAGGGCTATGTGGAGCGCGATGGCGCCCGGATATGGTATTCGACATATGGCGCGGGAGCACCGGTGGTCCTGTTGCACGGCGGCCTCGGCCACAGCGGCAATTGGGGCTATCAGCTTGCGCCGCTTCTTGAGGCCGGCCGTCGCGTCGTGCTCATCGACAGCCGCGGACATGGGCGCAGCACGCGCGATGAACGGCCCTACAGCTACGAAATGATGGCGTCCGACGTCCTTGCCGTCACCGACATGCTGGGGCTTCAGAAGTTCGCCGTGGTGGGCTGGAGCGACGGAGCGTGCATCGGCCTCGTGCTTGCGAGCGAGGCTCCAACGCGCGTTGCCGGCGTCTTCTTCTTCGCCTGCAACATGGACCCGAGCGGCGCGACAGAATTCGAGGCCACTCCCGTTATCGACCGTTGCTTCGCCCGGCACCGGAAAGACTATGCCGAATTGTCGGCGACGCCTGATGAGTTCGATGACTTCGTCTCGGCCGTCAGCGAGATGATGAGTACACAACCCAATTACTCGGCGGGCGACCTCGCCGGCATCCGAGTGCCGGTCGCGATCGTGCAGGCCGAGAACGACGAGTTCATAAAGAGAGAGCACGCCCAATATCTCGCCCGGAGCATTCCCGCAGCCGACTTGATCGCGCTTGAACACGTCAGCCACTTTGCGCCGCTGCAGAGGCCCGACGTGTTCAACGGCGCCATGCTTGCATTTCTCGACAAGGTGCTTCCAACCGGGACCTGA
- a CDS encoding cobyric acid synthase: MTRKIMLQGTGSDVGKSVLVAGLCRLASNHGLSVKPFKPQNMSNNAAVADDGGEIGRAQWLQALAARVPSSVHMNPVLLKPQSDVGSQIVIQGKVAGQAKGREYQALKPRLLGSVMESFEQVSGGADLVIVEGAGSPAEINLRAGDIANMGFATRADVPVVLVGDIDRGGVIASLVGTHAILPENDRRMVTGYLINKFRGDVTLFDDGIASVRQFTGWPCFGVVPWLKSAGRLPAEDSVVLERLTRGGGKALKVAVPVLSRIANFDDLDPLAVEPDVDIVFVRPGAPLPDDAGLVVIPGSKSTIADLEDFRRQGWDRDLDRHMRRGGRVVGICGGYQMLGSRVTDPLGIEGGKRAIEGLGLLSVETEMAPEKTVRNSRAWSREYDVALEGYEIHLGKTTGADCSRAPVEIDGRPDGAMSADGRVMGTYLHGLFASDAYRSALLKSFGIEGGGGNYRQSVDAALDEIAGELEAVLDRTWLGTLLG; this comes from the coding sequence ATGACACGCAAGATCATGCTGCAGGGAACCGGCTCGGATGTCGGAAAATCGGTACTGGTGGCGGGCCTCTGCCGGCTCGCATCCAATCATGGCCTCAGCGTAAAACCGTTCAAGCCCCAGAACATGTCGAACAATGCCGCCGTTGCCGACGACGGCGGCGAGATCGGCCGTGCGCAATGGCTCCAGGCGCTTGCCGCACGCGTGCCGTCCTCCGTGCATATGAACCCGGTGCTCCTGAAGCCGCAATCGGACGTGGGCAGCCAGATCGTCATCCAGGGCAAGGTGGCCGGCCAGGCCAAGGGGAGGGAATACCAGGCTCTCAAGCCAAGGCTCCTCGGCTCTGTCATGGAGAGTTTCGAGCAGGTGTCAGGCGGCGCCGATCTCGTGATCGTCGAAGGCGCCGGTTCGCCGGCCGAGATCAATCTGCGCGCCGGCGACATCGCCAATATGGGCTTTGCCACCCGCGCTGACGTACCCGTCGTTCTCGTCGGCGATATCGACCGCGGTGGTGTCATTGCGTCCCTGGTCGGCACGCATGCGATCCTGCCGGAGAACGACCGGCGCATGGTCACCGGCTACCTCATCAACAAATTCCGCGGCGATGTTACGCTCTTCGACGACGGCATCGCATCGGTCCGCCAGTTTACCGGCTGGCCTTGCTTCGGCGTCGTGCCCTGGCTGAAAAGTGCCGGGCGGCTGCCTGCCGAAGACTCCGTCGTCCTCGAGAGGCTGACTCGGGGCGGCGGCAAGGCGCTGAAGGTCGCGGTCCCCGTCCTGTCGCGGATCGCCAATTTCGACGATCTCGATCCCCTGGCCGTGGAGCCGGACGTCGACATCGTCTTCGTTCGGCCGGGGGCGCCGCTTCCAGACGATGCGGGCCTCGTCGTCATACCCGGCTCGAAGTCCACCATTGCCGATCTGGAGGATTTCCGCAGGCAGGGCTGGGACCGGGACCTCGACCGGCATATGCGCCGCGGTGGGCGGGTCGTCGGTATCTGCGGCGGCTATCAGATGCTCGGAAGCCGGGTTACCGATCCGCTCGGTATCGAGGGCGGCAAGCGCGCGATTGAGGGGCTGGGGCTGCTTTCCGTCGAGACGGAGATGGCTCCGGAAAAGACGGTTCGCAACAGCCGCGCCTGGTCGCGAGAATACGACGTCGCGCTCGAAGGCTACGAAATCCATCTCGGCAAGACGACCGGCGCCGATTGCAGCCGCGCGCCGGTCGAGATCGACGGCCGCCCGGATGGAGCGATGTCGGCGGACGGCCGCGTGATGGGCACCTATCTGCACGGTCTTTTCGCAAGCGACGCCTACCGTTCCGCGTTGCTCAAGAGCTTCGGTATCGAAGGCGGGGGAGGCAATTACCGCCAGTCGGTGGATGCGGCTCTCGACGAGATTGCCGGGGAACTCGAAGCGGTACTCGATCGGACATGGCTCGGCACGCTTTTGGGGTAG
- a CDS encoding ABC transporter substrate-binding protein produces the protein MKKLLATLILTAGIWSLAGPSGAAECGGVSIAEMDWASAGVAAHVDKFILENGYGCSVKLVAGDTMLTFTSMNEKAEPDLVPELWINSVRTPFDAAIKEGRLVEGARILSEGGVEGWWIPKFIADAHPDIRTVQDALKHPELFPSHENPAKGAVHNCPSTWNCRFSTANLYKALEADKAGFQLIDPGSAAGLDASIADAFEKKTGWLGYYWAPTALLGKYEMTLLSFGVDHDKAEWDSCTAAPNCPTPKVNSYPVSDVYTVVTKSFADRAGSAMDYVQARQWENAAVNKILAWMDQNQGTNESAARYFLENFQEIWTQWVGPEVAEKVKAAL, from the coding sequence ATGAAAAAACTCCTTGCTACCCTCATCCTCACGGCGGGCATATGGTCTCTGGCAGGCCCTTCCGGGGCTGCCGAATGCGGCGGCGTCAGCATCGCCGAGATGGACTGGGCCTCGGCGGGCGTCGCGGCTCACGTGGACAAGTTCATTCTGGAAAACGGCTATGGATGCAGTGTGAAGCTCGTCGCTGGCGACACGATGCTGACCTTCACCTCGATGAACGAGAAGGCAGAGCCCGACCTGGTGCCGGAGCTGTGGATCAACTCCGTACGCACGCCTTTCGATGCCGCAATCAAGGAAGGCCGCCTCGTCGAAGGCGCCAGGATCTTGAGCGAAGGTGGGGTCGAGGGCTGGTGGATTCCGAAGTTCATCGCCGACGCGCACCCGGACATTCGAACGGTGCAGGACGCGTTGAAGCACCCGGAACTCTTCCCTTCTCACGAGAACCCCGCAAAGGGAGCGGTCCACAATTGTCCTTCAACATGGAATTGCCGGTTCTCCACCGCCAACCTCTACAAGGCTCTCGAAGCGGACAAGGCCGGCTTCCAGCTGATCGATCCCGGTTCCGCTGCCGGGCTTGACGCGTCGATCGCCGATGCATTCGAGAAGAAGACCGGCTGGCTCGGCTATTATTGGGCTCCGACCGCCTTGCTCGGCAAGTACGAGATGACCTTGCTGTCTTTCGGCGTGGATCACGACAAGGCGGAATGGGATTCCTGCACTGCCGCCCCGAATTGCCCGACCCCAAAGGTAAACTCCTATCCGGTCTCGGACGTCTATACCGTGGTGACCAAGTCCTTTGCCGATCGAGCAGGCAGCGCCATGGACTACGTCCAGGCGCGGCAATGGGAAAACGCGGCGGTAAACAAAATTCTGGCTTGGATGGATCAGAACCAGGGGACGAACGAAAGCGCCGCCCGCTACTTCCTCGAAAACTTCCAGGAGATATGGACGCAGTGGGTAGGCCCGGAGGTCGCCGAAAAGGTGAAGGCTGCGCTCTAG
- a CDS encoding glycine betaine/L-proline ABC transporter ATP-binding protein yields MASHAIEVKNLYKIFGPRGEDYVKLVENGMGKAELNEKHGHVLGLQDINISMPGGCITVVMGLSGSGKSTLIRHINRLIDPTSGEVLYDGVDVCKMNENDLRAFRRHKTAMVFQKFALLPHRTVLENTIYGLEIQGIDRRESEKRALGWIERVGLQGFEQHYPNQLSGGMQQRVGLARALTNDADILLMDEAYSALDPLIRVDMQSVLLELQKELKKTVVFITHDLDEALRLGDKIAILRDGRVVQQGTGQEIVLSPADDYITAFVKEVNRGRVVNVETIMRPLSGNPEGLPLAVGTVLEAAARTMTGAQISNAHVVDGTGRPIGAIDLQMIISAMVTPVQHTDRQAA; encoded by the coding sequence ATGGCTAGTCACGCAATCGAGGTGAAGAACCTCTACAAGATTTTCGGCCCGCGCGGAGAGGATTACGTCAAACTCGTCGAGAACGGGATGGGTAAGGCCGAACTCAACGAAAAGCACGGCCACGTGCTCGGACTGCAGGACATCAACATTTCCATGCCGGGCGGCTGCATAACGGTCGTGATGGGGCTCTCGGGGTCCGGCAAATCGACGCTGATCCGGCACATCAACCGGCTGATCGATCCGACCTCGGGCGAAGTCCTCTACGACGGCGTCGACGTCTGCAAGATGAACGAGAACGACCTTCGCGCGTTCCGCCGTCACAAGACGGCGATGGTCTTCCAGAAGTTCGCACTGCTGCCGCATCGCACGGTTCTCGAAAACACCATCTACGGTCTTGAGATACAGGGTATCGATCGGCGCGAGAGCGAAAAGCGTGCGCTTGGCTGGATCGAGCGCGTCGGCCTTCAAGGCTTCGAGCAGCACTATCCGAACCAGCTTTCCGGCGGCATGCAGCAGCGCGTCGGCCTTGCCCGCGCGCTTACGAACGACGCCGACATCCTGCTGATGGACGAGGCCTATTCGGCACTCGATCCGCTGATACGCGTCGACATGCAGTCGGTCCTGCTCGAACTGCAGAAGGAATTGAAGAAGACGGTGGTCTTCATTACCCACGATCTCGACGAGGCCCTGAGGCTCGGCGACAAGATCGCCATCCTGCGCGACGGCCGCGTCGTGCAGCAGGGAACCGGCCAGGAAATCGTGCTCTCGCCAGCCGACGACTACATCACGGCCTTTGTGAAGGAAGTGAACCGCGGGCGGGTGGTCAACGTGGAGACGATCATGCGGCCGCTCTCCGGAAACCCGGAAGGCCTGCCGCTCGCCGTAGGCACCGTGCTCGAAGCGGCCGCTCGCACCATGACCGGCGCGCAAATAAGCAACGCGCATGTCGTCGACGGCACCGGTCGCCCGATCGGTGCGATCGATCTGCAGATGATCATCTCCGCCATGGTGACGCCCGTGCAGCATACCGACCGGCAGGCGGCTTAA
- a CDS encoding tautomerase family protein, whose product MPIINISVTGQPEPELSAKIATKVSDLTQSHLRKDPSVTAVVVSYVDPRHWFAGGKSLASQQSSSFWLDIKVVDGTNTKQELGAYVEAIFAAFEDILGMVHPESYVLVHEVPAAAYGYGGKTQEFRYISGRLGVT is encoded by the coding sequence ATGCCCATCATCAACATCAGCGTTACCGGACAGCCGGAGCCGGAGCTTTCGGCGAAAATAGCAACAAAGGTAAGCGACCTCACACAGTCGCATCTTCGCAAGGACCCCTCGGTGACGGCGGTCGTCGTCAGCTATGTCGATCCGCGGCATTGGTTCGCGGGCGGAAAGTCGCTCGCCTCGCAGCAGAGCAGCAGTTTCTGGCTCGACATCAAGGTTGTCGACGGCACCAATACGAAGCAGGAACTTGGTGCCTATGTCGAAGCGATCTTTGCGGCCTTCGAGGATATTCTCGGGATGGTCCATCCCGAAAGCTACGTGCTCGTGCATGAGGTACCGGCGGCTGCCTATGGCTATGGAGGCAAGACACAGGAGTTCCGGTACATCAGCGGAAGGCTGGGGGTCACTTGA
- a CDS encoding LysR substrate-binding domain-containing protein: MNPIDPELLRTFLAFAEGGSLARAATAVNRSPSAVTAQMQRLEALIGERLLAPAGRGRVLTPVGEELAAHARRILDAHRDAWLSLRGARADGRISLGSTQDFADTMLPGLLRRFARSHPRIRLDLRIGRSKELTAAFDQNQIDILLAMRQAAADDELLVLREQMLWLGSDRGLATEEEELPLAVLDPPCGFRAAAISSLERTGRRFRIAATSPSLSGLRAAVLSGIAVTTRTERFLGTGIERAPAHLGLPSLPPAEFSLRLRARAEKPATDLAALLANELPR, from the coding sequence ATGAATCCGATCGATCCCGAGCTGTTGCGCACTTTTCTCGCCTTCGCCGAGGGCGGCTCGCTTGCAAGAGCGGCAACCGCCGTCAACCGTTCGCCCTCCGCCGTGACGGCACAAATGCAGCGGCTGGAAGCACTGATCGGCGAGCGCCTTCTTGCGCCCGCCGGACGCGGACGCGTGCTCACGCCCGTGGGAGAGGAGCTCGCCGCCCATGCCCGGCGTATTTTGGATGCGCACCGCGACGCCTGGCTCAGCCTCAGGGGCGCGCGCGCCGATGGACGGATCTCCCTCGGCAGCACTCAGGACTTTGCCGATACGATGCTGCCCGGACTGCTGCGCCGCTTCGCGCGTTCCCATCCACGCATTCGCCTGGATTTGAGGATCGGGCGGTCGAAAGAATTGACGGCCGCCTTCGATCAGAACCAGATCGACATTCTTCTTGCCATGCGACAGGCGGCTGCAGATGACGAATTGCTCGTGCTCCGCGAACAGATGCTTTGGCTCGGCTCCGACAGAGGCTTGGCAACGGAAGAAGAGGAGCTCCCCCTCGCCGTGCTCGACCCACCTTGCGGCTTCCGCGCCGCCGCCATATCGTCCCTCGAGAGAACCGGCCGCCGCTTTCGGATCGCGGCAACGAGCCCCAGCCTGTCGGGCCTGCGCGCCGCCGTCTTGAGCGGCATCGCCGTTACGACCCGGACGGAAAGATTTCTCGGCACCGGCATCGAGCGCGCTCCTGCCCATCTCGGCTTGCCATCCCTGCCTCCGGCGGAATTCAGCCTGCGTCTGCGCGCCCGGGCAGAGAAGCCCGCAACCGATCTAGCTGCGCTGCTTGCGAACGAATTGCCGCGCTGA
- the bmt gene encoding betaine--homocysteine S-methyltransferase — protein sequence MSVAVHALSDLLAQKGVLLADGATGTSLFAMGLEAGEAPEMWNETKPENITKLHQDFVDAGADIILTNSFGGTRHRLKLHQAEDRVYQLNKRAAEIARAVADQAPRKVITAGSVGPTGELLIPLGALSYEDAVAAFVEQIEGLKAGGAEVAWIETMSSPDEIRAAAEAAAKVGLPYVYTGSFDTAGKTMMGLHPKDIHGVAADIGDGPVAVGANCGVGASDILSSLLDMTAASPEATIVVKGNCGIPEFRGSEIHYSGTPPLMAEYARLAVDAGARIIGGCCGTSCNHLAAMRLAIDNHTRGERPTLDTIVEKIGPLRNKSANEGPAAPARERRRRA from the coding sequence ATGTCCGTTGCAGTCCATGCCCTTTCCGATCTCCTCGCCCAGAAGGGCGTCCTGCTTGCCGATGGCGCCACAGGCACGTCGCTCTTCGCCATGGGGCTCGAAGCGGGCGAGGCACCGGAGATGTGGAACGAGACGAAACCGGAAAACATCACCAAGCTGCATCAGGACTTCGTGGATGCCGGCGCCGACATCATTCTCACCAATTCCTTTGGCGGCACACGCCACCGACTGAAGCTTCATCAGGCCGAAGACCGGGTCTACCAGCTCAACAAGCGGGCCGCAGAGATCGCGCGCGCGGTGGCCGACCAGGCGCCGCGAAAGGTCATTACGGCCGGATCCGTCGGCCCAACGGGCGAGCTGCTGATCCCGCTCGGCGCCCTCTCCTATGAAGACGCGGTCGCGGCCTTCGTCGAACAGATCGAGGGCCTGAAAGCCGGCGGCGCGGAGGTCGCCTGGATCGAGACCATGTCCTCTCCGGACGAAATTCGTGCGGCCGCCGAAGCCGCGGCGAAGGTCGGCCTTCCCTATGTCTACACCGGTTCCTTCGACACCGCCGGCAAGACGATGATGGGCCTGCACCCGAAAGACATTCACGGCGTCGCCGCCGATATCGGCGACGGTCCGGTTGCCGTCGGCGCGAACTGCGGCGTCGGGGCGTCCGACATTCTTTCCTCGCTGCTCGACATGACGGCTGCCAGCCCGGAGGCGACAATCGTCGTCAAGGGCAATTGCGGTATTCCCGAATTCCGCGGCTCGGAGATCCACTATTCCGGCACTCCGCCGCTGATGGCCGAATATGCCCGGTTGGCCGTCGACGCCGGCGCCAGGATCATCGGCGGCTGTTGCGGCACCTCCTGCAACCATCTGGCCGCGATGCGGCTCGCGATCGACAATCACACCAGGGGTGAACGCCCCACGCTCGATACGATCGTCGAGAAAATCGGTCCGTTGCGGAACAAATCGGCAAATGAAGGTCCCGCCGCCCCGGCCCGAGAGCGCCGTCGGCGCGCCTAA